A portion of the Natronococcus sp. AD-5 genome contains these proteins:
- a CDS encoding IS630 family transposase, which yields MACSVQKKWQTLKAAGYTIVAIDQHTQVVKTKQTHGWFPVNSRPRLAVSGGRKALNLLGAVTENGDRFITVVTGRLTGDVAKYFLRALQQEFGKKLAVVLDNAPYFIEKSFKKQAAGDGLLLEYLPPYSPELNPLEQCWRQLQAGRANRLFRSLPELNAYLVDALPTLVSPKIYEYLC from the coding sequence GTGGCGTGCAGCGTTCAAAAAAAGTGGCAGACGCTGAAGGCCGCCGGCTATACGATTGTTGCAATTGACCAGCACACGCAGGTCGTGAAAACGAAGCAAACCCATGGGTGGTTTCCCGTAAATTCCCGCCCAAGACTCGCGGTCTCGGGCGGACGGAAGGCTCTCAATCTCTTGGGCGCGGTCACCGAGAACGGTGACCGCTTCATTACCGTGGTGACGGGCCGGTTGACCGGCGATGTCGCCAAGTACTTCTTGCGGGCGCTCCAGCAGGAGTTCGGCAAGAAATTGGCCGTCGTCCTGGACAACGCGCCGTATTTTATCGAGAAGTCTTTCAAGAAGCAGGCCGCCGGCGACGGCCTGCTTCTTGAATATCTGCCACCGTATTCGCCGGAGCTGAATCCACTCGAACAGTGCTGGCGGCAATTACAGGCAGGCAGAGCCAACCGGCTGTTTCGATCACTTCCCGAACTAAACGCGTATCTTGTCGATGCACTTCCAACGCTCGTCTCGCCGAAAATCTATGAGTATCTCTGCTGA